gggagggcaggaaggagcaGTGAGGAAATGGGATTTGCAGTTTCTAACCACTCCGGGATGTTGTGGACTGAGCTGTCTCTCTCCCAGGACTGAAGACTTTCTATGAGTTCTGCAGTGGCATGGGGAGGCCCGGGAGATGGGGGATGCAGGCAGGATGGAAGTTGCAAGAGCCAAGCGAATCATAAACAGATATAATTAGAGGGGAGAGGTTTTGGACGGATATACTGTTGACCACGGACAACTACACAATAGAAAGATAAAGTAGAAATACTAGAGGTTAGATACAGTGCAGGTAGATGCCCCAGAGTGCAGATGAATTATATGGATTGCACGggccgggggggcgggggggaatgtCTGCAGATAAATTAGATGCAGCAGCTTATAGGTGTGTGGACAGAAGGAAGAATCTGTATCATTTAACAGAGATGCAACTGCTCTTTCCTCCCAGTGACTCAGTTACAGATGACTTTAGCCTCTGTCCAGGAGCTGCTGATTCAGCAGCAGCAGAAAGTCCAGGAGCTCGCCCACGAACTGGCCACAGCCAAGGTACTTGTCCCTGACCCTCTGGTCCCTCTAGGTCCGGGTCTTCCCTGCACGGCTCTTCACTCCCGTCCTTTGTGCCCAGTTCACTGCGTCCGCTGGGGTCTGATGTTGTCTCTTCTGACACCGGTGACCCTGCCCTTGTAGAGACAGGAGGCGGTCACCGTGTGGGTGGTGTGGCATTCAGTGACAGAGGCTGTCCTTTCTGTCTCCGTGTCACCTCCCAACAGGAGGGAGGAAAAGCAGCTCTGTGCCTGTGGCCCTCCCGTGGCAGCACACACCCCAGATCTGGTGGTAGCCGGTGTCCACACGGGATGGTCTCCACCGCAAGTTAGGTCAGAGGTCCCGGAGTTGCCAAGAGCGATTGCAGGGAACAGGGTGGGAGGAGTGTGCCCAGACCCTGGGCTGAAATGCTGCCGTGGGTGGGTTCTCCAAACCCCGGCCTCGGGATCCGGTAACCCCCAGAGGAGTGTAGACGTACCTGGGGTCGACTGAGGTGGCTTCCTTGCCCCACTTCGCACATCTGGAGCTGTCTTGGCAACATCAGACCCTAGGATCAGACCACCGGGGTTCAGGCTCTCCTGTGCCCCGTGCTACCCGTGTGACCGCAGACAAGCGACATGCTGTCCCCTGTCTGTAAGAGGGAGCTGTACCGCACCTCCCTCGTTGCCTGTCCCTACTGAGGACAGAGCCTGGCTCCCGTCAGCCCCAGGATCGCAGGCTTTGGGTCTGGGTTCTGTGCGTGTGTGACAGGGTGTTCCCGAGACAGACTGGGCCCGGGAGACAGTGGTCCAGTGGCTCCAGGGCGTCCACTGCCCTCCCCACTCCATCCCCGCCTCCCGGGTTGCTTTCTGGCTGCTTCCACGCAGCCGTGCTGTAAGGATCTCGCTCCGAGCAGCTCTCCCAGAGGAAGCCCCACCCCAGTGCGCGACTCCGTGTGAGCCAGCGCTCCTGTGAAGGGGGTCCCCGAGAGTCCTCTCGTGCGGTACCCCACCCACAGAGGCCAGTGGCCACCGCCAGCCACCACGCACGCTCCCCGCGGTCGGGCGGGCGGCCCATAAAGCAGCCGAGGAGGCGGTCACGGCCTGCGACCACCTCTCCTCCATTGTCTTTTGGAGTGGCAGCCTGCCAGTGGCCAGAAGCCTTTCCAGAAATTGGAAAACTGTTTTCAGACCTTAGCATTAAGATTAAGACCACATGTTGCATTttaggaggggaggggggcccgGGGTAGCGTTTGGTGGTTGAGCGCCGCCTCTGAGGGTGTCTCGTGCTTGTTTTTCTGatgccccccgcccgcccccagcccctttCATTCTCTGCTGTGCTGAAGCCGTGCTCACTGGTGTCTAAACCCATCTGTGTGAAGGCTTCGGTTACCCCATAAACCAAAGACTCAGAGCTGTGTTTTCTCAGCTGTAATGTAAGTTTTTATATCTGGCTTCCAAACCCCTACTGCAGcactgtaaaaaattaaaaagaagagcattcagtaattaaaaaaccTACATAAAACTGAAGGCTGGGAGTTTTCTACAACTGTTTTTTAGAGACTGGCTAAAAAGCCCCAGATGtcagattttatttctaaatccTGGCATCTGGCACCATATGCGTTTGGAAATTTGAGTCCTTTGTAGGCCGATGAGTGGAAATTGCTCCCTTGTTAATGGGCTGCTATAGCTTTCAAGGTCTCAGAGAGGCCAGAGCAGTGGCTCCTGGGTCTGCGCTGTCTGGTGGTCTGGAGTGGGGACCCCGAGGGGATGTGTGTGAGGGCGGCCGAGCGCCTGTGTGCGCTCGTTCCGAGGCTGCCCGGGGTCTCTTTCCTGAGGCCTGCAGCCCCCGCGGAGGGGGGCTTCCCACTGCAGAGCCGGGCTGGGCTGCCGGCTGAGGTAGGACCCAcagcagccctcaccccaccttAGAGCCCCACAGGCTGGTGGGGATGTGCGGGGCCCCTCCGTGCTGCCAGCCTGGGGCTCCCCACGCTCTCCTGAGCTCAGGGCCCGGGTGTTCTGTGGCAGGCGGCGGGGGCCTTGTACCCGGAGGCAGAGGCCCACGCACCCAAGGCCGTCACACCTAGGACTGGCCCGTAAACACTTCGCAGGCAGCTTGGCCGAGGCAGCTGCCGCTTGGGGGACCTCCTCTCCATCTGTCCCAGCAAGATTGCCAAACAAAGGTGTGGTCGTCTGAAGTTTATATAGAAAGCAGTGTCAAAGGGGAAGGTGTGCGGTGAAGGATGGCGTTTGTCTGAGGTTCCCGTGGCTGCTTCCCCTGTGGGCCCTCCTCCAGGACGTCTTCGTTCTCTCTGCTGAACCTTCAGGGTCATCCCAAAGGACAGCTGCAGATGGGCGGCCTGGCCCTCGGCTCCTGGCTGTGCAGACAGCGGCGCGCAGCGCGTGGCCTGACGTTACAGCTGCGTGGGGAAGGGTATCCTGGGCGAAGCCTGCCTTCTGGGCATGATTGAGAGTAGAGCTGGGGGATGGGCCAGGCAGGTGCTCAGGCGTCTCCTTTGACCCTCCAGGGTGGCTCCAGGTACCAGGCTCCTGGTGCCTGTGGTTGAGGTGGCTGCCTGTCCCAGCCCCAGagcttcgtgtgtgtgtgtgtgtgggtgtgggtgtgtgtgtgtgtgggtgggtgtgtgatCTCTCTCTGCAGGGAGAGGGACTTAGGTGGAGGGAGTAGTTGTTGTAGAGATggaatttatttatcttaatagttttgttttaatgGAATGTTTCAAATACACCTGGAAATGGCGGGGCCGAACAGCAAGCCCACATGTTCTGGCTACACAGCTGTAGCCGCTGCCTCGGGCCCGTCCTGCCGTACCCCTACCCGCAGGTGATTTTGAAGCACATCCCAGACAGCATATCATTTCATACTTCCGACACTTCAGTGTGTATCTATAAAAGATAAGGGCTcttttgttgttgatgttttaTTTCACATAACCAGGATGCCACTATCACACCTGAATGCATGTCATGATTCCCTAATATAGTCAGCTATCCAAATAGACTTGTGGGAATGTTTGTTCTAAGGGAGTCGTCACTTAAACAGAGATCCAGGCAGGCAGACCCCTGAATGGGCCGCAGCAGAACCGAACCGAGGGGGTTCCCGGCTGGCATGCAGGACACGGAATCCCCCTGGGGTCCTCCTTGCCACCCCAGCAGTCTGAGCTTcaaggggtgggaggaggtgccGCTCTGATCCTCTGTCCCCTGTGTGACTTTCAGGCCACCACTTCCACCAACTGGATCCTGGAGTCCCAGAACATCAGTGAACTCAAGTCGGAAATTAACTCCTTGAAAGGGCTTCTTTTAAATCGGTAGGAGCTGAAAAGGCGCGGGCTTCTGTTCTGCTCTCTGACTTCGACTTGGGGGAGGGAGCTCTTGGGGCCCATCCAGCCGCCACCCattgggggcggtggggggggggcacgTCTCCCTGGGGGGCCCCTGTGCGTCCCACCCCAGATTGAGCTGCGTGATTCAGGCATTGAGTTTGGGAGTCTCCTGCGCTTCCACCTTCCCTTCCCGGtaggcccctccctccccgttCTTGGGGTGACAGTCTGTAGTGCCCACGAGTTTTGAGATACAGTCACTTGGTCCTGTCAAGACCCAGTCAAGGGCAGCTGGAGCCAGAAGCAGGGCcttgagcagaggagagaatCCCCACCCCTCCAGATAGGGCCATCTCCTCCCCTGTCCTCAGCCCCGGCTGGACCTCCCAGTGACAGCTTGGTCCCAGAGAAGGTCCCCCCAGAGGGCCAGGCCAGGGGTCTCTGTTCCGGCTCAGTTTGAAGAGCCCTACGATTCAAGGCAGAGGCAGACGCAGTGCGTGCCTCCCCACGCCCCGGCTCCTGTGGTCTCACTCTGCTGTCCCTCCGCAGGGACAGCACCAGCGCAGCCCTGACGGGAGGGTGACCAGCTTGTCCGGGCTTGCCCGGGCCCGtctgtttttaaaactgaaagtcctGTGTCCTGGGCCACCCCTCCTGCAGGGCGCCCTGGGGTTTAGTGGGGGCTGAGCCAGGCGGCGGCCTTCACTCCAGGTCAGTGATGGGGGCTGGCAGCGTCTTGTGGTCCCAACCAGAGGACCTAGTTCTCCAAGCCACCCACTTCCAGGCTGTCTGTGGGGAAAAGAGCGTGGCCTTAAGAGAGGCACGGCTGAGCTTGGGGCACCAGAGGGCTATCCGCTGGGGACACGGTGAGCGCCGAGGCCCTGACTGTGTGCTCCGCGTGGCAGGGTCTGAGGTGGAAGGGCTGTCCGGGGCCAGAGCTGGTGGTCTGGTGggcagcccaggaggcagcaggcCTTTGTCCTCCCAGCTCAGGCAGGGGTGATCCCGCCTGTCCTCGAGCTTGGTTTCCAAGCCCTTGCCAAGTGGACCTGACTTCCCaggtctgggctgggctggctgcTGGCCCAGGACGCAGGGCAGGGAcgcaggagtgggagggagaacTGGCTCTTCTGTCAAGTGTGGAGCTCGGAGGTTTTCTAGAAAAGTGCTAGGTCACCAGCATTACCCTTCTGGTTCTGACGTCTCTGACCCCGAGACCAGTGGCCaggctctcccccaccccctgcctttgCCCAGGCCACAGGCAAGTGAGAGTGGAGGCCCAGGGGTCTTGGCTTCCCAGGCTTCTGGCTCCCCACCGTTGCTCGCTGCCTCCCccagggctggaggctgggaCAGTGCTGTAAGGGTGGGAGGGAACGGGCGCCAGGGCGTGGCAGGGCCCCGAGAGCCAAGTGTCCAGCAGCTGCCAGGGAGGGCGGGCCTGGCCCCAGGCAGAGGGGACCCCAGGAGGCACCCTGAGTGGACCGGGGGCTCTGCAGGCAGCCCCGGAGCCTCTGGCTTCCGTCTCAGCCGCTCCCACCTCAACGGGCCAAGAGGCCTTGTTtccagaggagggggagagaggggaggtgggagtgggcgGCGGAGCTCCAGCCTGTCCCCTGGCCCTGTCCCCTGCTCAGTGGCCCTGGGGTGGCTGCTCAGCCTCCGTGAGCGCTCTGGGTCGGGAGGGGGCGGCTCTGCTGAGGGTGACCCTGCCGTCTTCTCCCTCCTCGGCCAGGAGGCAGTTCCCCCCTTCCCCGTCGGCCCCGAAGATCCCCTCCTGGCAGATCCCGGTCAAGTCGCCGTCACCCTCCAGCCCCGCGGCCGTGAACCACCACAGCAGCAGTGACATCTCGCCCGTCAGCAACGAGTCCACGTCGTCCTCGCCCGTGAAGGAGGGCCACAGCCCCGAGGGCTCCACGGCCACGTACCACCTGCTGGGCCCCCAGGAGGAGGGCGAGGGGGTGGTGGACGTCAAGGGCCAGGTGCGGATGGAGGTGCAGGGcgaggaggagaagagggaggacgAGGAGGACGAGGATGTGAGCCGCGTGGACGAGGAGGGCTGCCTGGGGGTGCAGAGGGAGGACCGCCGGGGCGGGGACGGGCAGATCAACGAGCAGGTGGAGAAGCTGCGGCGGCCGGAGGGCGCCAGCAACGAGAGCGAGCGGGACTAGGCGGCCGGGGTCGTGGTCCAGGTGCAGGGCGTGGCCTGGAGCCGGGCGGGGGCAGGGCTGCCGCAGCCTCGCCGGCCTGGGCGGCGTGAGGGCCGAAGCCTGTCCACCCCGCCCGCCGCAGACAGACAGGCCTCTGACCTTGTTCTCATGTCAGGCCGAGGGCTCCGAACTCTCCGGGCTCAagcccccccagccccctcccagacAGACGTCCCGTCCAGGGGTGTCTGCTGGGCGTCTTAGCCAGCCTAACGCCGTGCATGACAAGAGGTAGTTTTATTACCTGACTCCTGACCCTCTAGAGGAGGGGCCGCGGGGCCTGGCGTCTGCCGTCCCTTCCCTCTACCCCGGCTCCCTCACTGCTTCTCGCCAGTGACCAAGGGGGCCGCGCTCTCGTGATCCCCAAAGCAGCGGCCCTGTGCTCCCCTCTGGGCGAGGGCCCCCCGGGCCCCCCAGCCAGTCCCTGCCCGGACGATGCC
Above is a window of Balaenoptera acutorostrata chromosome 1, mBalAcu1.1, whole genome shotgun sequence DNA encoding:
- the PEX14 gene encoding peroxisomal membrane protein PEX14 isoform X3; this translates as MASGAALSTVALSSWSNLSTPSSTPGSENVAPREPLIATAVKFLQNSRVRHSPLATRRAFLKKKGPAGSRWRDYSALAIIMAGIAFGFHQLYKKYLLPLVVGGREDRKQLERMEASLSELSGSVAQTVTQLQMTLASVQELLIQQQQKVQELAHELATAKATTSTNWILESQNISELKSEINSLKGLLLNRRQFPPSPSAPKIPSWQIPVKSPSPSSPAAVNHHSSSDISPVSNESTSSSPVKEGHSPEGSTATYHLLGPQEEGEGVVDVKGQVRMEVQGEEEKREDEEDEDVSRVDEEGCLGVQREDRRGGDGQINEQVEKLRRPEGASNESERD
- the PEX14 gene encoding peroxisomal membrane protein PEX14 isoform X2, whose protein sequence is MASSEQAEQPSQPSSTPGSENVAPREPLIATAVKFLQNSRVRHSPLATRRAFLKKKGLTDEEIDLAFQQSGTAADEPASLGPATQVVPVQPPHLIAQPYSPAGSRWRDYSALAIIMAGIAFGFHQLYKKYLLPLVVGGREDRKQLERMEASLSELSGSVAQTVTQLQMTLASVQELLIQQQQKVQELAHELATAKATTSTNWILESQNISELKSEINSLKGLLLNRRQFPPSPSAPKIPSWQIPVKSPSPSSPAAVNHHSSSDISPVSNESTSSSPVKEGHSPEGSTATYHLLGPQEEGEGVVDVKGQVRMEVQGEEEKREDEEDEDVSRVDEEGCLGVQREDRRGGDGQINEQVEKLRRPEGASNESERD
- the PEX14 gene encoding peroxisomal membrane protein PEX14 isoform X1; the protein is MASGAALSTVALSSWSNLSTPSSTPGSENVAPREPLIATAVKFLQNSRVRHSPLATRRAFLKKKGLTDEEIDLAFQQSGTAADEPASLGPATQVVPVQPPHLIAQPYSPAGSRWRDYSALAIIMAGIAFGFHQLYKKYLLPLVVGGREDRKQLERMEASLSELSGSVAQTVTQLQMTLASVQELLIQQQQKVQELAHELATAKATTSTNWILESQNISELKSEINSLKGLLLNRRQFPPSPSAPKIPSWQIPVKSPSPSSPAAVNHHSSSDISPVSNESTSSSPVKEGHSPEGSTATYHLLGPQEEGEGVVDVKGQVRMEVQGEEEKREDEEDEDVSRVDEEGCLGVQREDRRGGDGQINEQVEKLRRPEGASNESERD